The region TGTTCTCTGCAGGGCTAGACATCATaactctccctgtgtgtgtgtgtggtgtcccaGACCCTCTCCAAGGTGTTCTCTGTAGGGCTAGACATCATaactctccctgtgtgtgtgtgtgtggtgtcccaGACCCTCTCCAAGGTGTTCTCTGCGGGGCTAGACATCATGGAGATGTATGGGAAAAGTCCAGAGCGCTGTGGAGAGTTCTGGAAGGCTGTTCAGGAGATGTGGCTCAAACTCTACGGATCCAACATGGCCACCATAGCTGCCATCAACGTGAGTCAGCACACCcagccctgtctctgtctgagtctcTGTCTGTTGGTCCCATGTGTTTATCTATATATAGGGCTCCTATCCAGCAGGTGGCTGTCTATTGGATGTGACTATAGGATCATGACTGATAATCACTTCTCTGTCTATAGGATGTGACTATaaccacctctgtctgtctataggaTGTGACTATAGGATCATGACTGATAATCACTTCTCTGTCTATAGGATGTGACTataaccacctctctctgtctataggaTAGTGACTataaccacctctctctgtctataggaTCATGACTGATAATCACTTCTCTGTCTATAGGATGTGACTataaccacctctctctgtctataggaTGTGACTataaccacctctctctgtctataggaTGTGACTataaccacctctctctgtctataggaTGTGACTataaccacctctctctgtctatagggATCTAGTCCAGCAGGTGGCTGTCTCATGTCTATTGGATGTGACTATAGGATCATGGCTGATAATCCTCGTTACAGCATCGGACTCAACGAGACTCAGCTCGGCATCGTAGCCCCCTTCTGGTGaggcacacacactaatacacacacacacactatatatatatatatattcatgaaACGACATggggtaatacacacacacacactaatacacactgaGTGTTGATGTGTTGAATCTGCTCAGGGTTGTGATGGTTCATGgtcactgtagtgtgtgtgtgaggtgctgAATGTGGTTGtgggtgttacacacacacacgtgtaatacacactgttgtgtcatgttgtggttgtgttgtggtcagtgttgtgatggttatgttgtcatgttgtggtgtgttgtgggtgttgtgtttatgttgtggtcGTGTTGTGGTCGTGTTGtggtcatgttgtgttgtggtcgtgttgtgtttatgttgtggtcATGTTGTGGTTGCGGTCCAGGTTTAAAGACACGCTGGTGAACACGGTTGGTAACCGGGCAGCAGAGCTGTCGTTGGAGCTGGGTCTGTTGTACAGTGCTCCTGATGCCCTGAAGATCGGCCTGGTGGACCAGTTAGTCCCTGAGGACCAGGTCCTCTCCACTGCACAGGACACCATGTCCAAGTGGCTGGCTGTACCAGGTCAgaatactctctctgtctctgtctctctgtctctctctgtctctcgctcgctggtGTCACTACTTCGTCAGagtttttgattcttcaaagtagccactctagtaaaaataaagagaatcccttgaatgagtaggtgtccaaaatgttgtctggtactgtatatgaacaCCTCTCCCTCTAGACCATGCCAGACAGATGGATCTATAATCTGTGTGTATAtaaacctctcctctccctccagaccATGCCAGACAGATGGATCTATAATCTGTGTGTATAtaaacctctcctctccctccagaccATGCCAGACAGATGGATCTATAATCTGTGTGTATAtaaacacctctcctctccctctagaccatgccagacagacagacagatctgtgtgtatatattatataaacacctctcctctccctctagaccatgccagacagacagatagatcagtgtgtatatattatataaactcctctcctctccctccagaccATGCCAGACAGATCACCAAGTCCATGATGAGGAAACAGACCATTGACAAGCTGCTGTCCAACTCCCTCCAGACCATGCCAGACAGATCACCAAGTCCATGATGAGGAAACAGACCATTGACAAGCTGCTGTCCAACAGGGAAGCTGACATCACCAACTTTGTGAGCTTCATCACTAAAGACTCCATCCAGAGGTCCCTGCGCATGTACCTGGAGATGCTCAAGAGTAGAAAGGCCTAGTCTGGGGCCCGACCGGCTCCCCCATTCCCTGTAAAGTGCCCTTacccctataggccctggtcaaaagtagtgccctcagtcctataggccctggtcaaaagtagtgccctcagtcctataggccctggtcaaaagtagtgccctcagtcctataggccctggtctaaagtagtgctcttagccctatagaccctggtctaaagtagtgccctcagtcctataggccctggtcaaaagtagtgcactatatagggaaaagggtgccagtTGACACACTAccctgtcatatatatatatttatatatatgtgtatgtatatatatatgtgtatatatgtgtgtgtatatatatatatgtatatgtatatgtgtatgtatatatatatgtgtatgtatatatatatattagggtaTTTTGTCAGCTGtcattctctttctgtctgcAACCTTCATGAAACGACATGGGGTGTGTTTATTAGTGCAGACCGTAGCGAAACGTAGTGCAACAGAAAACGAAAACAAGCGTTTTGTTATTGGACAAAATCAGGTAGTTCACGCCCCGTTCTGGCTCGTTTGGATCCTAATGAACACACCCCTGGCCTTATTTCCCCCTGCCACAATGTTTGACTGTTTGGACTGAAACAACGAACACTGTTACGATGTAGGTGATTGTACAGGAAGTCATCTGGCCTTTGTCTGTGAAAATAATGTTGTTTCTTCGTATGATATTTTCCTGTACTGTTGGTTTGCAAGTAAACATCTGTAAAATACCTTCTGTGGAATGTGTGTTGAGTTTCATGTTCCACGATGTCACGAGTTCAGGCCAGGGTTTACTAAATTCTGTCCTGCCccaacgggtgtgtgtgtgtgtttattttttacaCTTCACAGCTAATTGAAATAACCAACTcctcatcaagctttgatgatttgaatctgctgtgtagtgttagggcaacaACAGTCAATATGCACCCAGgtggggccccaggaccgagttgggGAGACCCTGGTTTAGAGGACACTGTATACTTAACGGTCCctccttccggttactagtccaacgctctaaccactaggctacctgctacctactagtccaacgctctaaccactaggctacctgctgcccctctaaccactaggctacctgctgcccctctaaccactaggctacctgccgcccctctaaccactaggctacctgctgcccctctaaccactaggctacctgccgcccctctaaccactaggctacctgccgcccctctaaccacctggctacctgccaccccccttCACAGCTGATTGATATGCACCCAGGTGGGGCCCCAGGACAGAGTTAAACCAGGAAACCAAGGCTGGCAGTGGTACATGTGGTCCAGTGGCAGAGGCCTGGACCTCTTCACCACCCCAAGCCACATGTTTAGATTGCTTCTCTACATATTTAGTCAGTCTCAATCTTATAACCTTCAAATGGTTGGGTTTAATTGATCAAACAGTAGCCATGGGTGTTTAATAGGTGTATCTGATTGGACGTCATTCCACTGGTGTCTGAGCTGTTACTGAGGGACTAACAGAACCAAACTCCTAAATGAATGTAGAATTCATACGTGCTCTTCCATCCCGTATAAAGCACTTGTTTCAGCTTGGATGTTGGACACAAACAATAACAGTTAGACTGAGTTTTATTGAAACGCGTCATGGCGATGACActcaactggcaccctattccctatagaaggctctggtccaaagtagtgcactacgccgtgaatagggtgccatttgagagtgTCTGAACACTTCCTGGAGGCGGACTCATGCAGCAGGGGCGTGACCAATCAGCTTCACCTCAACGGGGTAGTGGTCGCTGACAGCCAATgcctgagagggggagagagagtagagctgTACCAGTAAGACACTGTTACTCTACCTAGCTCAACACCAACCATTTAAAATGGGCTACTAAAATCATCCTGATTAGAAGGTGAATACAAGTAGCtgtctcctattgactgaggtgaatgtctcctattgactgaggtgaatgtctcctattgactgaggtgaatgtctcctattgactgaggtgaatgtctcctattgactgaggtgaatgtctcctattgactgaggtgaatgttcagtctgttattgactgaggtgaatgtctcctattgactgaggtgaatgtctcctattgactgaggtgaatgtccagtctcctattgactgaggtgaatgttcagtctcttattgactgaggtgaatgttcagtctcttattgactgaggtgaatgttcagtctcttattgactgaggtgatTGTTCAGTctcttattgactgaggtgaatgttcagtctcctattgactgaggtgaataagtgtcttattgactgaggtgaataagtgtcttattgactgaggtgaataagtgtcttattgactgaggtgaataagtgtcttattgactgaggtgaataagtgtcttattgactgaggtgaatgttcagtctcttattgactgaggtgaatgtccagtctcctattgactgaggtgaatgttcagtctcttattgactgaggtgaatgttctgtctcctattgactgaggtgaatgtccagtctcttattgactgaggtgaatgttcagtctcctattgactgaggttcagtctcctattgactgaggtgaataagtctcttattgactgaggtgaatgtccagtctcttattgactgaggtgaatgttcagtctcttattgactgaggtgaatgttcagtctcttattgactgaggtgaatgtctcttattgactgaggtgaatgttcagtctcttattgactgaggttcagtcccttattgactgaggtgaatgttcagtctcttattgactgaggtgaatgtctcttattgactgaggtgaatgtccagtctcttattgactgaggtgaatgtccagtctcctattgactgaggtgaatgttcagtctcttattgactgaggtgaatgttcagtctcttattgactgaggtgaatgtccagtctcctattgactgaggtgaatgtctcttattgactgaggtgaatgttgagcctcttattgactgaggtgaatgttgagtctcttattgactgaggttcagtctcttattgactgaggtgattgttcagtctcctattgactgaggtgaatgttcagtctcttattgactgaggtgaatgttcagtctcctattgactgaggtgaatgtctcctattgactgaggtgaatgttcagtctcctattgactgaggtgaatgtctcctattgactgaggtgaatgtctcttattgactgaggtgaatgttcagtctcctattgactgaggtgaatgtctcttattgactgaggtgaatgtccagtctcctattgactgaggtgaatgttcagtctcttattgactgaggtgaatgtccagtctcttattgactgaggtgaatgttcagtctcctattgactgaggtgaatgttcagtctcctattgactgaggttcagtctcttattgactgaggtgaataagtctcttattgactgaggtgaatgtccagtctcctattgactgaggtgaatgttcagtctcttattgactgaggtgaatgtccagtctcctattgactgaggtgaatgttcagtctcttattgactgaggtgaatgtccagtctcctattgactgaggtgaatgttcagtctctattgactgaggtgaatgttcagtctcttattgactgaggtgaatgttcagtctcctattgactgaggtgaatgttcagtctcttattgactgaggtgaatgttcagtctcttattgactgaggtgaatgttcagtctcttattgactgaggtgaatgttcagtctcttattgactgaggtgaatcagtctcttattgactgaggtgaataagtctcttattgactgaggtgaataagtgtcttattgactgaggtgaataagtgtcttattgactgaggtgaatgttccagtctcttattgactgaggtgaatgtccagtctcttattgactgaggttcagtctcttattgactgaggtgaatgttcagtctcttattgactgaggtgaatgtctcttattgactgaggttcagtctcctattgactgaggttcagtctcttattgactgaggtgaatgtccagtctcttattgactgaggtgaatgttcagtctcttattgactgaggtgaatatTATGTctcttattgactgaggtgaatgttcagtctcttattgactgaggttcagtctcttattgactgaggtgaatgttcagtctcttattgactgaggtgaatgtccagtctcttattgactgaggtgaatgttcagtctcttattgactgaggtgaatgttcagtctcttattgactgaggtgaatgttcagTCTCTTATTGACTGAGTCAATTTTGCTTGTTTTTGCGGAGAATTTTTATATTGTGTAGAAATGCACAGACTAGAGATAAGAGTTTATTTACTGTTGAGGGGAAGCCTGACTTGAGTTTAAGGTGAAATATGCAGAAATGGctcctccatttcctggttgctaaaattctaatagttccgCTAATTTCATTATATGTGACAAAACTAGCAAGTGTAAAGAATCCTTGTACCATATGAACGGCTAAGAAATAAATCTTCAACAACCCAAAATATCCCACTTTAaggttaaaggtagactcagtgagATGACGTTGCAATGAGCATCACCACATATTTTGAAATGAGCCCTTGCTGACACTTTGCTCTGACACAGTCCCAAAATGTACCTGCACATGTGCACAGGTGCGCTTCACGCTGCTACAACGTGGTAGCTACGGGACCTGAGCAGAGGAGAAGTttagggcaggtagcctattggttagagcagtggtcaccaaccggtcgatcgccATCCACTGGTCGATCTTCAAGGCATTAccagtcgatcaccaaacatttctgtaggaAAGCCAATGTTAAAGGCTTGTTTgactttttttgttgtatttgtgttgccctgttggtggtaggtgcacttgattcagaagccctgttggtggttggtgcacttgattcagaagccctgttggtggttggtgcacttgattcagaagccctgttggtggttggtgcacttgattcagaagccctgttggtggtTGGTGCatttgattcagaagccctgttggtgcacttgattcagaagccctgttggcggtgggtgcacttgattcagaagccctgttggtggtaggtgcacttgattcagaagccctgttggtggtaggtgcacttgattcagaagccctgttggtggtaggtgcacttgattcagaagccctgttggtggtaggtgcacttgattcagaagccctgttggtggtaggtgcacttgattcagaagccctgttggtggtaggtgcacttgattcagaagccctgttggtggtaggtgcacttgattcagaagccctgttggtggtTGGTGCatttgattcagaagccctgttggtggtaggtgcacttgattcagaagccctgttggtggtggtgcacttgattcagaagccctgttggtggttggtgcacttgattcagaagccctgttggtggttggtgcacttgattcagaagccctgttggtggttggtgcacttgattcagaagccctgttggtggttggtgcacttgattcagaagccctgttggtggttaggtgcacttgattcagaagccctgttggtggtaggtgcacttgattcagaagccctgttggtggttggtgcacttgattcagaagccctgttggtggttggtgcacttgattcagaagccctgttggtgcacttgattcagaagccctgttggtggtaggtgcacttgatttagaatccctgttggcggtaggtgcacttgattcagaagccctgttggcggttggtgcacttgattcagaagccctgttggtggtaggtgcacttgattcagaagccctgttggtggtaggtgcatttgattcagaagccctgttggtggtTGGTGCATttttcagaagccctgttggtggtaggtgcacttgattcagaagccctgttggtggtaggtgcacttgattcagaagccctgttggtggtaggtgcacttgattcagaagccctgttggtggtaggtgcacttgattcagaagccctgttggtggtaggtgcacttgattcagaagccctgttggtggtaggtgcacttgattcagaagccctgttggtggtTGGTGCatttgattcagaagccctgttggtggtaggtgcacttgattcagaagccctgttggtggtggtgcacttgattcagaagccctgttggtggttggtgcacttgattcagaagccctgttggtggttggtgcacttgattcagaagccctgttggtggtggtgcacttgattcagaagccctgttggtggttggtgcacttgattcagaagccctgttggcggttggtgcacttgattcagaagccctgttggtggtaggtgcacttgattcagaagccctgttggtggttggtgcacttgattcagaagccctgttggtggttggtgcacttgattcagaagccctgttggtgcacttgattcagaagccctgttggtggtaggtgcacttgatttagaatccctgttggtggtaggtgcacttgattcagaagccctgttggcggttggtgcacttgattcagaagccctgttggtggtaggtgcacttgattcagaagccctgttggtggtaggtgcacttgattcagaaaccctgttggtggtaggtgcacttgattcagaagccctgttggtaggtgcacttgattcagaagccctgttggcagtaggtgcacttgattcagaagccctgttggcggttggtgcacttgattcagaagccctgttggcggttggtgcacttgattcagaagccctgttggtggtaggtgcacttgattcagaagccctgttggtggtaggtgcacttgattcagaagccctgttggcggtgggtgcacttgattcagaagccctgttggtggttggtgcacttgattcagaagccctgttggtggtaggtgcacttgattcagaagccctgttggtggtaggtgcacttgattcagatgCCCTGTTGGCGgttggtgcacttgattcagaagccctgttggcggtgggtgcacttgattcagaagccctgttggtggtaggtgcacttgatttagaatccctgttggcggtaggtgcacttgattcagaagccctgttggcggttggtgcacttgattcagaagccctgttggtggtaggtgcacttgattcagaagccctgttggtggtaggtgcacttgattcagaagccctgttggtggtaggtgcacttgattcagaagccctgttggtggtaggtgcacttgattcagaagccctgttggtggtaggtgcacttgattcagaaaccctgttggtggtaggtgcacttgattcagaagccctgttggcggtaggtgcacttgattcagaagccctgttggtggtaggtgcacttgattcagaagccctgttggtggtaggtgcacttgattcagaagccctgttggtggtaggtgcacttgattcagaagccctgttggtggtaggtgcacttgattcagaagccctgttggtggtaggtgcacttgattcagaaaccctgttggtggtaggtgcacttgattcagaagccctgttggcggtaggtgcacttgattcagaagccctgttggtggtaggtgcacttgattcagaagcccccTTGATTCAGATGCCCTGTTGgttggtgcacttgattcagaagccctgttggcggtgggtgcacttgattcagaagccctgttggtggtaggtgcacttgattcagaagccctgttggcggtgggtgcacttgattcagaagccctgttggcggttggtgcacttgattcagaagccctgttggcggttggtgcacttgattcagaatcCCTGTTGGC is a window of Oncorhynchus tshawytscha isolate Ot180627B unplaced genomic scaffold, Otsh_v2.0 Un_scaffold_2711_pilon_pilon, whole genome shotgun sequence DNA encoding:
- the eci1 gene encoding enoyl-CoA delta isomerase 1, mitochondrial isoform X2, coding for MANVLRNSAKFGFSGVLSQLSIHSRHGRECVSPCFSLQQRNNSTSPKIKVDLDNSTGVAVLRMQSPPVNSLSLDFLTEFCINLEKLEMDKSCRGLIITSTLSKVFSAGLDIMEMYGKSPERCGEFWKAVQEMWLKLYGSNMATIAAINGSSPAGGCLMSIGCDYRIMADNPRYSIGLNETQLGIVAPFWFKDTLVNTVGNRAAELSLELGLLYSAPDALKIGLVDQLVPEDQVLSTAQDTMSKWLAVPDHARQMDL
- the eci1 gene encoding enoyl-CoA delta isomerase 1, mitochondrial isoform X1 — its product is MANVLRNSAKFGFSGVLSQLSIHSRHGRECVSPCFSLQQRNNSTSPKIKVDLDNSTGVAVLRMQSPPVNSLSLDFLTEFCINLEKLEMDKSCRGLIITSTLSKVFSAGLDIMEMYGKSPERCGEFWKAVQEMWLKLYGSNMATIAAINGSSPAGGCLMSIGCDYRIMADNPRYSIGLNETQLGIVAPFWFKDTLVNTVGNRAAELSLELGLLYSAPDALKIGLVDQLVPEDQVLSTAQDTMSKWLAVPDHARQITKSMMRKQTIDKLLSNREADITNFVSFITKDSIQRSLRMYLEMLKSRKA